Proteins encoded by one window of Heliangelus exortis chromosome 5, bHelExo1.hap1, whole genome shotgun sequence:
- the NUMB gene encoding protein numb homolog isoform X6 codes for MNKLRQSFRRKKDVYVPEASRPHQWQTDEEGVRTGKCSFPVKYLGHVEVDESRGMHICEDAVKRLKSSGKKAVKAVLWVSADGLRVVDEKTKDLIVDQTIEKVSFCAPDRNFDRAFSYICRDGTTRRWICHCFMAVKDTGERLSHAVGCAFAACLERKQKREKECGVTATFDASRTTFTREGSFRVTTATEQAEREEIMRQMPDAKVETEVKAVAPGAAPNNTAPSSGSPTSPTAEVPASLEKEMSNPHAIPRRHAPIEQLARQGSFRGFPALSQKMSPFKRQLSLRINELPSTVQRKTDFPMKNSVPEVEGETDSISALCSQITSAFSAPSEDPFSSAPMTKPVTVVAPQSPAFQVNGTASAFCVLAAKPSQAAVVSTAMPVRETNPWAHAPAANTGAAATVAGTEWSSTSSGAASPSLFQGNHRRTPSEADRWLEEVSKTVRAQQQPTPAPAPQPLIQPPPAASQSAPAFPVSTFIAPQPVPVGVVPPMQPAFIPAQPYAVANGMTYAAPSVPVVGITPSQMVANVFGTASHAPAAPPHQSPSLVKQQTFPQYESNSATNTTATATASPFFSPPAQHNGSTAFNGVDGGKWAAEDKQGQAPAAAPQVDPFEAQWAALEGKAKQRTNPSPTNPFSSDLQKTFEIEL; via the exons ATGAACAAATTACGGCAGAGCTTTAGGAGAAAGAAAGATGTCTATGTCCCAGAGGCCAGCAGGCCTCATCAATGGCAGACAGATGAAGAAGGTGTTCGTACTGGCAAGTGTAGCTTTCCTGTTAAG TACTTGGGACACGTCGAGGTGGACGAATCCAGAGGAATGCACATCTGTGAAGATGCTGTGAAGAGACTGAAATCT tcTGGGAAGAAAGCCGTTAAAGCAGTCCTGTGGGTTTCGGCGGATGGACTCAGAGTTGTAGATGAGAAAACAAAG GATCTTATAGTTGATCAGACAATAGAGAAGGTTTCTTTCTGCGCACCAGACAGGAACTTTGACCGGGCCTTCTCTTACATCTGTCGAGATGGCACGACAAGACGCTGGATATGCCACTGCTTTATGGCTGTAAAGGACACG GGGGAAAGGTTGAGTCACGCCGTGGGCTGTGCATTTGCAGCCTGCCTGGAGCGAAAGCAGAAGCGAGAGAAGGAGTGTGGAGTGACTGCCACCTTTGATGCCAGCAGAACAACATTCACTAGAGAGGGGTCATTCAGGGTCACTACAGCTACTGagcaagcagagagagaggaaattaTGAGACAGATGCCGGATGCTAAAG TTGAAACAGAAGTGAAAGCCGTAGCACCCGGTGCTGCACCAAACAATACTGCCCCCTCCTCTGGCTCACCAACCTCTCCCACTGCTGAAGTTCCTGCCTCtctggagaaagaaatgagCAATCCCCATGCTATTCCCCGGAGGCATGCCCCTATAGAACAACTTGCCAGGCAAGGGTCTTTCAGGGGCTTCCCTGCCCTGAGCCAAAAGATGTCTCCTTTTAAACGCCAGTTGTCTTTGAGAATAAATGAGCTGCCTTCAACAGTGCAAAGGAAGACTGATTTCCCCATGAAAAACTCAG TCCCTGAGGTAGAAGGGGAAACAGACAGCATTAGTGCCCTGTGCTCTCAGATCACCAGTGCTTTCAGCGCACCATCAGAAGATCCTTTCTCTTCGGCCCCCATGACAAAACCAGTAACAGTAGTTGCACCACAGTCTCCTGCCTTTCAAG TTAATGGCACTGCCTCTGCCTTCTGTGTGCTTGCTGCTAAACCATCCCAAGCTGCTGTAGTGTCCACAGCTATGCCCGTTCGTGAAACCAATCCTTGGGCTCATGCTCCTGCTGCTAATACTGGAGCTGCGGCCACGGTCGCTG GCACTGAATGGAGCAGCACCTCctcaggtgcagcctcaccaagtCTCTTCCAAGGAAATCACAGACGTACTCCCTCAGAGGCAGACCGCTGGTTGGAAGAGGTCTCAAAGACTGTCAGAGCCCAACAGCAGCCgaccccagccccagccccacagccactAATAcaacctcctccagcagcttcccagtcaGCACCAGCCTTCCCAGTCAGCACCTTCATTGCACCTCAGCCCGTGCCGGTGGGCGTGGTACCCCCCATGCAGCCAGCATTTATCCCCGCTCAGCCCTACGCCGTAGCCAACGGGATGACCTACGCGGCCCCCAGCGTACCTGTGGTGGGAATCACACCTTCCCAGATGGTCGCCAACGTCTTCGGCACCGCCAGCCACGCTCCGGCAGCCCCTCCTCACCAGTCTCCCAGCCTCGTCAAGCAGCAGACGTTCCCTCAGTACGAAAGCAACAGTGCTACCAACACCACCGCCACTGCCACCGCCAGCCCTTTCTTCAGCCCCCCCGCCCAGCACAACGGCTCCACGGCTTTCAACGGAGTCGACGGCGGCAAATGGGCAGCGGAGGACAAACAGGGGCAGGCGCCGGCGGCCGCTCCGCAGGTGGATCCCTTCGAGGCACAGTGGGCAGCACTGGAGGGCAAGGCAAAGCAACGCACTAATCCCTCCCCGACCAACCCCTTCTCAAGTGATTTACAGAAGACGTTTGAGATTGAACTTTAA
- the NUMB gene encoding protein numb homolog isoform X10: MNKLRQSFRRKKDVYVPEASRPHQWQTDEEGVRTGKCSFPVKYLGHVEVDESRGMHICEDAVKRLKSSGKKAVKAVLWVSADGLRVVDEKTKDLIVDQTIEKVSFCAPDRNFDRAFSYICRDGTTRRWICHCFMAVKDTGERLSHAVGCAFAACLERKQKREKECGVTATFDASRTTFTREGSFRVTTATEQAEREEIMRQMPDAKAVETEVKAVAPGAAPNNTAPSSGSPTSPTAEVPASLEKEMSNPHAIPRRHAPIEQLARQGSFRGFPALSQKMSPFKRQLSLRINELPSTVQRKTDFPMKNSVPEVEGETDSISALCSQITSAFSAPSEDPFSSAPMTKPVTVVAPQSPAFQGTEWSSTSSGAASPSLFQGNHRRTPSEADRWLEEVSKTVRAQQQPTPAPAPQPLIQPPPAASQSAPAFPVSTFIAPQPVPVGVVPPMQPAFIPAQPYAVANGMTYAAPSVPVVGITPSQMVANVFGTASHAPAAPPHQSPSLVKQQTFPQYESNSATNTTATATASPFFSPPAQHNGSTAFNGVDGGKWAAEDKQGQAPAAAPQVDPFEAQWAALEGKAKQRTNPSPTNPFSSDLQKTFEIEL, translated from the exons ATGAACAAATTACGGCAGAGCTTTAGGAGAAAGAAAGATGTCTATGTCCCAGAGGCCAGCAGGCCTCATCAATGGCAGACAGATGAAGAAGGTGTTCGTACTGGCAAGTGTAGCTTTCCTGTTAAG TACTTGGGACACGTCGAGGTGGACGAATCCAGAGGAATGCACATCTGTGAAGATGCTGTGAAGAGACTGAAATCT tcTGGGAAGAAAGCCGTTAAAGCAGTCCTGTGGGTTTCGGCGGATGGACTCAGAGTTGTAGATGAGAAAACAAAG GATCTTATAGTTGATCAGACAATAGAGAAGGTTTCTTTCTGCGCACCAGACAGGAACTTTGACCGGGCCTTCTCTTACATCTGTCGAGATGGCACGACAAGACGCTGGATATGCCACTGCTTTATGGCTGTAAAGGACACG GGGGAAAGGTTGAGTCACGCCGTGGGCTGTGCATTTGCAGCCTGCCTGGAGCGAAAGCAGAAGCGAGAGAAGGAGTGTGGAGTGACTGCCACCTTTGATGCCAGCAGAACAACATTCACTAGAGAGGGGTCATTCAGGGTCACTACAGCTACTGagcaagcagagagagaggaaattaTGAGACAGATGCCGGATGCTAAAG CAGTTGAAACAGAAGTGAAAGCCGTAGCACCCGGTGCTGCACCAAACAATACTGCCCCCTCCTCTGGCTCACCAACCTCTCCCACTGCTGAAGTTCCTGCCTCtctggagaaagaaatgagCAATCCCCATGCTATTCCCCGGAGGCATGCCCCTATAGAACAACTTGCCAGGCAAGGGTCTTTCAGGGGCTTCCCTGCCCTGAGCCAAAAGATGTCTCCTTTTAAACGCCAGTTGTCTTTGAGAATAAATGAGCTGCCTTCAACAGTGCAAAGGAAGACTGATTTCCCCATGAAAAACTCAG TCCCTGAGGTAGAAGGGGAAACAGACAGCATTAGTGCCCTGTGCTCTCAGATCACCAGTGCTTTCAGCGCACCATCAGAAGATCCTTTCTCTTCGGCCCCCATGACAAAACCAGTAACAGTAGTTGCACCACAGTCTCCTGCCTTTCAAG GCACTGAATGGAGCAGCACCTCctcaggtgcagcctcaccaagtCTCTTCCAAGGAAATCACAGACGTACTCCCTCAGAGGCAGACCGCTGGTTGGAAGAGGTCTCAAAGACTGTCAGAGCCCAACAGCAGCCgaccccagccccagccccacagccactAATAcaacctcctccagcagcttcccagtcaGCACCAGCCTTCCCAGTCAGCACCTTCATTGCACCTCAGCCCGTGCCGGTGGGCGTGGTACCCCCCATGCAGCCAGCATTTATCCCCGCTCAGCCCTACGCCGTAGCCAACGGGATGACCTACGCGGCCCCCAGCGTACCTGTGGTGGGAATCACACCTTCCCAGATGGTCGCCAACGTCTTCGGCACCGCCAGCCACGCTCCGGCAGCCCCTCCTCACCAGTCTCCCAGCCTCGTCAAGCAGCAGACGTTCCCTCAGTACGAAAGCAACAGTGCTACCAACACCACCGCCACTGCCACCGCCAGCCCTTTCTTCAGCCCCCCCGCCCAGCACAACGGCTCCACGGCTTTCAACGGAGTCGACGGCGGCAAATGGGCAGCGGAGGACAAACAGGGGCAGGCGCCGGCGGCCGCTCCGCAGGTGGATCCCTTCGAGGCACAGTGGGCAGCACTGGAGGGCAAGGCAAAGCAACGCACTAATCCCTCCCCGACCAACCCCTTCTCAAGTGATTTACAGAAGACGTTTGAGATTGAACTTTAA
- the NUMB gene encoding protein numb homolog isoform X5, with protein MNKLRQSFRRKKDVYVPEASRPHQWQTDEEGVRTGKCSFPVKYLGHVEVDESRGMHICEDAVKRLKSSGKKAVKAVLWVSADGLRVVDEKTKDLIVDQTIEKVSFCAPDRNFDRAFSYICRDGTTRRWICHCFMAVKDTGERLSHAVGCAFAACLERKQKREKECGVTATFDASRTTFTREGSFRVTTATEQAEREEIMRQMPDAKAVETEVKAVAPGAAPNNTAPSSGSPTSPTAEVPASLEKEMSNPHAIPRRHAPIEQLARQGSFRGFPALSQKMSPFKRQLSLRINELPSTVQRKTDFPMKNSVPEVEGETDSISALCSQITSAFSAPSEDPFSSAPMTKPVTVVAPQSPAFQVNGTASAFCVLAAKPSQAAVVSTAMPVRETNPWAHAPAANTGAAATVAGTEWSSTSSGAASPSLFQGNHRRTPSEADRWLEEVSKTVRAQQQPTPAPAPQPLIQPPPAASQSAPAFPVSTFIAPQPVPVGVVPPMQPAFIPAQPYAVANGMTYAAPSVPVVGITPSQMVANVFGTASHAPAAPPHQSPSLVKQQTFPQYESNSATNTTATATASPFFSPPAQHNGSTAFNGVDGGKWAAEDKQGQAPAAAPQVDPFEAQWAALEGKAKQRTNPSPTNPFSSDLQKTFEIEL; from the exons ATGAACAAATTACGGCAGAGCTTTAGGAGAAAGAAAGATGTCTATGTCCCAGAGGCCAGCAGGCCTCATCAATGGCAGACAGATGAAGAAGGTGTTCGTACTGGCAAGTGTAGCTTTCCTGTTAAG TACTTGGGACACGTCGAGGTGGACGAATCCAGAGGAATGCACATCTGTGAAGATGCTGTGAAGAGACTGAAATCT tcTGGGAAGAAAGCCGTTAAAGCAGTCCTGTGGGTTTCGGCGGATGGACTCAGAGTTGTAGATGAGAAAACAAAG GATCTTATAGTTGATCAGACAATAGAGAAGGTTTCTTTCTGCGCACCAGACAGGAACTTTGACCGGGCCTTCTCTTACATCTGTCGAGATGGCACGACAAGACGCTGGATATGCCACTGCTTTATGGCTGTAAAGGACACG GGGGAAAGGTTGAGTCACGCCGTGGGCTGTGCATTTGCAGCCTGCCTGGAGCGAAAGCAGAAGCGAGAGAAGGAGTGTGGAGTGACTGCCACCTTTGATGCCAGCAGAACAACATTCACTAGAGAGGGGTCATTCAGGGTCACTACAGCTACTGagcaagcagagagagaggaaattaTGAGACAGATGCCGGATGCTAAAG CAGTTGAAACAGAAGTGAAAGCCGTAGCACCCGGTGCTGCACCAAACAATACTGCCCCCTCCTCTGGCTCACCAACCTCTCCCACTGCTGAAGTTCCTGCCTCtctggagaaagaaatgagCAATCCCCATGCTATTCCCCGGAGGCATGCCCCTATAGAACAACTTGCCAGGCAAGGGTCTTTCAGGGGCTTCCCTGCCCTGAGCCAAAAGATGTCTCCTTTTAAACGCCAGTTGTCTTTGAGAATAAATGAGCTGCCTTCAACAGTGCAAAGGAAGACTGATTTCCCCATGAAAAACTCAG TCCCTGAGGTAGAAGGGGAAACAGACAGCATTAGTGCCCTGTGCTCTCAGATCACCAGTGCTTTCAGCGCACCATCAGAAGATCCTTTCTCTTCGGCCCCCATGACAAAACCAGTAACAGTAGTTGCACCACAGTCTCCTGCCTTTCAAG TTAATGGCACTGCCTCTGCCTTCTGTGTGCTTGCTGCTAAACCATCCCAAGCTGCTGTAGTGTCCACAGCTATGCCCGTTCGTGAAACCAATCCTTGGGCTCATGCTCCTGCTGCTAATACTGGAGCTGCGGCCACGGTCGCTG GCACTGAATGGAGCAGCACCTCctcaggtgcagcctcaccaagtCTCTTCCAAGGAAATCACAGACGTACTCCCTCAGAGGCAGACCGCTGGTTGGAAGAGGTCTCAAAGACTGTCAGAGCCCAACAGCAGCCgaccccagccccagccccacagccactAATAcaacctcctccagcagcttcccagtcaGCACCAGCCTTCCCAGTCAGCACCTTCATTGCACCTCAGCCCGTGCCGGTGGGCGTGGTACCCCCCATGCAGCCAGCATTTATCCCCGCTCAGCCCTACGCCGTAGCCAACGGGATGACCTACGCGGCCCCCAGCGTACCTGTGGTGGGAATCACACCTTCCCAGATGGTCGCCAACGTCTTCGGCACCGCCAGCCACGCTCCGGCAGCCCCTCCTCACCAGTCTCCCAGCCTCGTCAAGCAGCAGACGTTCCCTCAGTACGAAAGCAACAGTGCTACCAACACCACCGCCACTGCCACCGCCAGCCCTTTCTTCAGCCCCCCCGCCCAGCACAACGGCTCCACGGCTTTCAACGGAGTCGACGGCGGCAAATGGGCAGCGGAGGACAAACAGGGGCAGGCGCCGGCGGCCGCTCCGCAGGTGGATCCCTTCGAGGCACAGTGGGCAGCACTGGAGGGCAAGGCAAAGCAACGCACTAATCCCTCCCCGACCAACCCCTTCTCAAGTGATTTACAGAAGACGTTTGAGATTGAACTTTAA
- the NUMB gene encoding protein numb homolog isoform X1: MNKLRQSFRRKKDVYVPEASRPHQWQTDEEGVRTGKCSFPVKYLGHVEVDESRGMHICEDAVKRLKSLPTVIALDLSPLFLQERKFFKGFFGKSGKKAVKAVLWVSADGLRVVDEKTKDLIVDQTIEKVSFCAPDRNFDRAFSYICRDGTTRRWICHCFMAVKDTGERLSHAVGCAFAACLERKQKREKECGVTATFDASRTTFTREGSFRVTTATEQAEREEIMRQMPDAKAVETEVKAVAPGAAPNNTAPSSGSPTSPTAEVPASLEKEMSNPHAIPRRHAPIEQLARQGSFRGFPALSQKMSPFKRQLSLRINELPSTVQRKTDFPMKNSVPEVEGETDSISALCSQITSAFSAPSEDPFSSAPMTKPVTVVAPQSPAFQVNGTASAFCVLAAKPSQAAVVSTAMPVRETNPWAHAPAANTGAAATVAGTEWSSTSSGAASPSLFQGNHRRTPSEADRWLEEVSKTVRAQQQPTPAPAPQPLIQPPPAASQSAPAFPVSTFIAPQPVPVGVVPPMQPAFIPAQPYAVANGMTYAAPSVPVVGITPSQMVANVFGTASHAPAAPPHQSPSLVKQQTFPQYESNSATNTTATATASPFFSPPAQHNGSTAFNGVDGGKWAAEDKQGQAPAAAPQVDPFEAQWAALEGKAKQRTNPSPTNPFSSDLQKTFEIEL; the protein is encoded by the exons ATGAACAAATTACGGCAGAGCTTTAGGAGAAAGAAAGATGTCTATGTCCCAGAGGCCAGCAGGCCTCATCAATGGCAGACAGATGAAGAAGGTGTTCGTACTGGCAAGTGTAGCTTTCCTGTTAAG TACTTGGGACACGTCGAGGTGGACGAATCCAGAGGAATGCACATCTGTGAAGATGCTGTGAAGAGACTGAAATCT CTACCTACAGTAATAGCGCTCGACTTGTCCCCCCTGTTCCTCCAGGAAAGGAAGTTCTTCAAAGGCTTCTTTGGAAAA tcTGGGAAGAAAGCCGTTAAAGCAGTCCTGTGGGTTTCGGCGGATGGACTCAGAGTTGTAGATGAGAAAACAAAG GATCTTATAGTTGATCAGACAATAGAGAAGGTTTCTTTCTGCGCACCAGACAGGAACTTTGACCGGGCCTTCTCTTACATCTGTCGAGATGGCACGACAAGACGCTGGATATGCCACTGCTTTATGGCTGTAAAGGACACG GGGGAAAGGTTGAGTCACGCCGTGGGCTGTGCATTTGCAGCCTGCCTGGAGCGAAAGCAGAAGCGAGAGAAGGAGTGTGGAGTGACTGCCACCTTTGATGCCAGCAGAACAACATTCACTAGAGAGGGGTCATTCAGGGTCACTACAGCTACTGagcaagcagagagagaggaaattaTGAGACAGATGCCGGATGCTAAAG CAGTTGAAACAGAAGTGAAAGCCGTAGCACCCGGTGCTGCACCAAACAATACTGCCCCCTCCTCTGGCTCACCAACCTCTCCCACTGCTGAAGTTCCTGCCTCtctggagaaagaaatgagCAATCCCCATGCTATTCCCCGGAGGCATGCCCCTATAGAACAACTTGCCAGGCAAGGGTCTTTCAGGGGCTTCCCTGCCCTGAGCCAAAAGATGTCTCCTTTTAAACGCCAGTTGTCTTTGAGAATAAATGAGCTGCCTTCAACAGTGCAAAGGAAGACTGATTTCCCCATGAAAAACTCAG TCCCTGAGGTAGAAGGGGAAACAGACAGCATTAGTGCCCTGTGCTCTCAGATCACCAGTGCTTTCAGCGCACCATCAGAAGATCCTTTCTCTTCGGCCCCCATGACAAAACCAGTAACAGTAGTTGCACCACAGTCTCCTGCCTTTCAAG TTAATGGCACTGCCTCTGCCTTCTGTGTGCTTGCTGCTAAACCATCCCAAGCTGCTGTAGTGTCCACAGCTATGCCCGTTCGTGAAACCAATCCTTGGGCTCATGCTCCTGCTGCTAATACTGGAGCTGCGGCCACGGTCGCTG GCACTGAATGGAGCAGCACCTCctcaggtgcagcctcaccaagtCTCTTCCAAGGAAATCACAGACGTACTCCCTCAGAGGCAGACCGCTGGTTGGAAGAGGTCTCAAAGACTGTCAGAGCCCAACAGCAGCCgaccccagccccagccccacagccactAATAcaacctcctccagcagcttcccagtcaGCACCAGCCTTCCCAGTCAGCACCTTCATTGCACCTCAGCCCGTGCCGGTGGGCGTGGTACCCCCCATGCAGCCAGCATTTATCCCCGCTCAGCCCTACGCCGTAGCCAACGGGATGACCTACGCGGCCCCCAGCGTACCTGTGGTGGGAATCACACCTTCCCAGATGGTCGCCAACGTCTTCGGCACCGCCAGCCACGCTCCGGCAGCCCCTCCTCACCAGTCTCCCAGCCTCGTCAAGCAGCAGACGTTCCCTCAGTACGAAAGCAACAGTGCTACCAACACCACCGCCACTGCCACCGCCAGCCCTTTCTTCAGCCCCCCCGCCCAGCACAACGGCTCCACGGCTTTCAACGGAGTCGACGGCGGCAAATGGGCAGCGGAGGACAAACAGGGGCAGGCGCCGGCGGCCGCTCCGCAGGTGGATCCCTTCGAGGCACAGTGGGCAGCACTGGAGGGCAAGGCAAAGCAACGCACTAATCCCTCCCCGACCAACCCCTTCTCAAGTGATTTACAGAAGACGTTTGAGATTGAACTTTAA
- the NUMB gene encoding protein numb homolog isoform X2: MNKLRQSFRRKKDVYVPEASRPHQWQTDEEGVRTGKCSFPVKYLGHVEVDESRGMHICEDAVKRLKSLPTVIALDLSPLFLQERKFFKGFFGKSGKKAVKAVLWVSADGLRVVDEKTKDLIVDQTIEKVSFCAPDRNFDRAFSYICRDGTTRRWICHCFMAVKDTGERLSHAVGCAFAACLERKQKREKECGVTATFDASRTTFTREGSFRVTTATEQAEREEIMRQMPDAKVETEVKAVAPGAAPNNTAPSSGSPTSPTAEVPASLEKEMSNPHAIPRRHAPIEQLARQGSFRGFPALSQKMSPFKRQLSLRINELPSTVQRKTDFPMKNSVPEVEGETDSISALCSQITSAFSAPSEDPFSSAPMTKPVTVVAPQSPAFQVNGTASAFCVLAAKPSQAAVVSTAMPVRETNPWAHAPAANTGAAATVAGTEWSSTSSGAASPSLFQGNHRRTPSEADRWLEEVSKTVRAQQQPTPAPAPQPLIQPPPAASQSAPAFPVSTFIAPQPVPVGVVPPMQPAFIPAQPYAVANGMTYAAPSVPVVGITPSQMVANVFGTASHAPAAPPHQSPSLVKQQTFPQYESNSATNTTATATASPFFSPPAQHNGSTAFNGVDGGKWAAEDKQGQAPAAAPQVDPFEAQWAALEGKAKQRTNPSPTNPFSSDLQKTFEIEL; the protein is encoded by the exons ATGAACAAATTACGGCAGAGCTTTAGGAGAAAGAAAGATGTCTATGTCCCAGAGGCCAGCAGGCCTCATCAATGGCAGACAGATGAAGAAGGTGTTCGTACTGGCAAGTGTAGCTTTCCTGTTAAG TACTTGGGACACGTCGAGGTGGACGAATCCAGAGGAATGCACATCTGTGAAGATGCTGTGAAGAGACTGAAATCT CTACCTACAGTAATAGCGCTCGACTTGTCCCCCCTGTTCCTCCAGGAAAGGAAGTTCTTCAAAGGCTTCTTTGGAAAA tcTGGGAAGAAAGCCGTTAAAGCAGTCCTGTGGGTTTCGGCGGATGGACTCAGAGTTGTAGATGAGAAAACAAAG GATCTTATAGTTGATCAGACAATAGAGAAGGTTTCTTTCTGCGCACCAGACAGGAACTTTGACCGGGCCTTCTCTTACATCTGTCGAGATGGCACGACAAGACGCTGGATATGCCACTGCTTTATGGCTGTAAAGGACACG GGGGAAAGGTTGAGTCACGCCGTGGGCTGTGCATTTGCAGCCTGCCTGGAGCGAAAGCAGAAGCGAGAGAAGGAGTGTGGAGTGACTGCCACCTTTGATGCCAGCAGAACAACATTCACTAGAGAGGGGTCATTCAGGGTCACTACAGCTACTGagcaagcagagagagaggaaattaTGAGACAGATGCCGGATGCTAAAG TTGAAACAGAAGTGAAAGCCGTAGCACCCGGTGCTGCACCAAACAATACTGCCCCCTCCTCTGGCTCACCAACCTCTCCCACTGCTGAAGTTCCTGCCTCtctggagaaagaaatgagCAATCCCCATGCTATTCCCCGGAGGCATGCCCCTATAGAACAACTTGCCAGGCAAGGGTCTTTCAGGGGCTTCCCTGCCCTGAGCCAAAAGATGTCTCCTTTTAAACGCCAGTTGTCTTTGAGAATAAATGAGCTGCCTTCAACAGTGCAAAGGAAGACTGATTTCCCCATGAAAAACTCAG TCCCTGAGGTAGAAGGGGAAACAGACAGCATTAGTGCCCTGTGCTCTCAGATCACCAGTGCTTTCAGCGCACCATCAGAAGATCCTTTCTCTTCGGCCCCCATGACAAAACCAGTAACAGTAGTTGCACCACAGTCTCCTGCCTTTCAAG TTAATGGCACTGCCTCTGCCTTCTGTGTGCTTGCTGCTAAACCATCCCAAGCTGCTGTAGTGTCCACAGCTATGCCCGTTCGTGAAACCAATCCTTGGGCTCATGCTCCTGCTGCTAATACTGGAGCTGCGGCCACGGTCGCTG GCACTGAATGGAGCAGCACCTCctcaggtgcagcctcaccaagtCTCTTCCAAGGAAATCACAGACGTACTCCCTCAGAGGCAGACCGCTGGTTGGAAGAGGTCTCAAAGACTGTCAGAGCCCAACAGCAGCCgaccccagccccagccccacagccactAATAcaacctcctccagcagcttcccagtcaGCACCAGCCTTCCCAGTCAGCACCTTCATTGCACCTCAGCCCGTGCCGGTGGGCGTGGTACCCCCCATGCAGCCAGCATTTATCCCCGCTCAGCCCTACGCCGTAGCCAACGGGATGACCTACGCGGCCCCCAGCGTACCTGTGGTGGGAATCACACCTTCCCAGATGGTCGCCAACGTCTTCGGCACCGCCAGCCACGCTCCGGCAGCCCCTCCTCACCAGTCTCCCAGCCTCGTCAAGCAGCAGACGTTCCCTCAGTACGAAAGCAACAGTGCTACCAACACCACCGCCACTGCCACCGCCAGCCCTTTCTTCAGCCCCCCCGCCCAGCACAACGGCTCCACGGCTTTCAACGGAGTCGACGGCGGCAAATGGGCAGCGGAGGACAAACAGGGGCAGGCGCCGGCGGCCGCTCCGCAGGTGGATCCCTTCGAGGCACAGTGGGCAGCACTGGAGGGCAAGGCAAAGCAACGCACTAATCCCTCCCCGACCAACCCCTTCTCAAGTGATTTACAGAAGACGTTTGAGATTGAACTTTAA